In Astyanax mexicanus isolate ESR-SI-001 chromosome 24, AstMex3_surface, whole genome shotgun sequence, the genomic stretch GGTTCTTGTTTGGGAATCTTTGGGCTTTGGGGTTTGGGCTCTGCTGAGATGGCTTGTTTGGGCTCTGTGCGGAGAAGACTTTCTGAGGAAGCAGGAATTGGGGTGATGGTGAAGGAGTTGGGTTTGGTCTCATTAGGTTGGACGCTAACGTTCAGGGATTCAGCAGAGCTGTTGCTCTTGTTGCTGCTCTGTCTAGACAAGCCAGACCGGTGCTTGTCTCGGTTCTTGGCGGCCATTAGAAGGGCAAGTGGGGATGTAGAAGCTTCTTTCCCACTGGATCCCTCATGACCTCGCAAGGTTTGCAGCTTGTGGCTCAGTAACGGACTGTAGGAGCGTGTTCTGCTTGGAGATGCTGGCCGTTCATTGACTTGACTGATTTCTTGAACCGGTGGGATATTTTGAGACCGTTCTGTGTTGGGGGAACTTCTGACAGAGCTTTGGATCTTATTCGGGACTTCTTGCGGAATCGTCACTTTTGCAGGCTCGCCACTGATGGTTGTTCCGGGCAATTCTGGCAAGTTCTTGTTCAAGTCTTCTACGTCTTTCTCTAGCTGGATGCCTGAGCTGTTTCGTCGCACTGGCTTGACTGGGGGTACCACATCTTGACCTGGACTGACCTCCTTTACTGAGGAAGAGGCCTTCCCATTGATGTGAACCCCAACTGGGTTCCCAGAAGTGTCCTCTAGCAGCAGGATGTGCTGGGTTCTTACCTCCTTGTCAGTTTGGTTGCTGAGCACTGTTGTTTTTGGCACGCTGTAGAGCTTGGCTGTGGTCTGAGGGTTGAAGCTGGAAGCTGGGGTTGCTGCGGGTGTAGGAGTTGGGGGTAACTCAAAATTATAGATGGAGGACAGCCTCACAGGTTTTGGAGGCGGTGTCTTCTGGGCATTTCTGAGAAGTGGAGACTCTGGCTTCTCCATTGGAGGTAGTGGAGGAGTGAAGGTGGGGCATTCTGGGATGTCTTGGGCAGAAATTAAAGGGCTGGAGATGGGGACAGAGGACCTCAGGCTGGAGATATCGCTGGGAGGTTTTGGAGGAGCCATCGGTGGGGGCTTGATGAAGACTGGGTCCAGCTCCTCTGATGTTGTGGAGCCAGTTAGTGATGGTGGTTTGGGAGGAGGCATGGATGGTGGTTGCAGCGCTGCAAGATCTATAGATGGGTCCTTGTTCCCAAAGAATTCCTGTGGAGGAGGGATATATTGGGGTGATGGAGGGATGAactggggtggtggtggtggaggagccATAGAAGGTGGAGCAGGAATCAAGATCTGTCCTTCCTCAGGGTCTGCAATACTGATCATGCCTCCGTTTGGAAGTCTCTCATGGCTTCCTGTTGACGGAAGAAATTGATCAATCAAATTAAGGTCTAAAGATGACTTGCTGGAAGGAGTAACTGGCACTTCACCATATTGTTGGGGAACATCATCAATCaaatcagtcaggtattaaaactGATCTCTGAGCAAATATGTGCTGCAATGTCGTCTAAAACCTATAATTGAGATTATGTAGGGTGTTTGGGACATGTTGACTCACCTGTGTTTCCGCTCTGGGGTCCGTTTAGTGGTGGAAGAACAGGAACTGTTGGGGTGGGAACCGCAAATCCCAGAGCACCATCTCCAGACTGAAGAGAGAACACAAATAATACAGGTGTTAATTGCAACGGTTCATTCGCTCTCAGAGTCTAATTTACAGTTTCTCCAGATGGAGTCAGTTAACTAAGTTAACCTGTCCAGAGATACAGCAGCTTCTTCAGTCTCGCACTGGAGCTACAACAATTTAAAGTTGGGGTTTGTATTACAGAAGGATCACACCACTTCTTTTTGTGTTGTAGACAGAGGATCAAATTTCCACGTTGCATTTGTCATCCCCGACTCATCACCAATTcccaaactcacccccaactcatcaccaattccccaactcatcacCAACTTATCACCAATTTCCCAACTATTGTCCCAAtccatccccaactcatcaccaattccccaactcatcacCAATTCCCCAACTTATCACCAATTCCCCAATTCATCACCAATTTCCCAACTTAtccccaattccccaactcataaccaattccccaactcatcccaaacttctcaactcatccctaactcatccacAACTAAtttccaactccccaactcatccctaacttctCAACACAtcaccaactccccaactcatccctaacttctCAACATATCaccaattccccaactcatccctaacttctCAACTCATCaccaattccccaactcatctctaactcatcccaaactccccaactgaTTCCTAAATTCTCAACTAATCTctaacttcccaactcatcctaaactccCCAATTCATTCCTAACTTCTCAACTCATTACCAATTCCCCAACCCATCCCCAAATGCTCAACTCATTCATAACTTTCAAACTTATCACCAATTCCCCAACTCAcctccaactcatctccaactcatcccaaactccccaactgaTTCCTAACTTCTCAACTAATCTctaacttcccaactcatcccaaactccccaattCATCCCTAACTTCTCAACTCATTACCAATTCCCCAACTCACCTCCAACTCACCTCCAACTCAcctccaactcatctccaactcatcccaaactccccaactcattcctAAATTCTTAACTCATCTCCAATTCCCCACCTCTCCAGAGATACAGTATCTTCTTCAGGCTCGCACTGGAGCTATGAATTTAAAGTTGGGGGTTTATGTTACAGAAGGATCACAGCGCTTCCCTTCATGCTGTAAACAGAGGATCAGATTTCCACATTTAATCAGTAAGAGCTTGAGGGAAAGAATAGTATTACTGAATATTAATTTATTCTCCCTCTGGAAAAGTTAAGTTGTGCTTAACGTTAATTATGGATACAGATGGTGCCCATATGACAGACTTTTCATATCTCATCTTGTATGCAGGATAGAGGCGccaatttttaatcacagttttcatgcaccttggcatcatgttctccttcaccagtcttacacactgcttttggataactttatgcctttactgcttggtttgatggtttgtgatcatccatcttcctcttgaatatattccagaggtttttaatttggtaaaatcaaagaaactcatatatatatatttttttatattgtttagttTCAACACCAAATTCTTTGGAT encodes the following:
- the LOC103038691 gene encoding uncharacterized protein LOC103038691 codes for the protein MKKSSLNFLNRKPQNLFDTGVQIKHFENVELVLDSAAIPESGTAKVRSRPTVKHFSTSGDGALGFAVPTPTVPVLPPLNGPQSGNTGSHERLPNGGMISIADPEEGQILIPAPPSMAPPPPPPQFIPPSPQYIPPPQEFFGNKDPSIDLAALQPPSMPPPKPPSLTGSTTSEELDPVFIKPPPMAPPKPPSDISSLRSSVPISSPLISAQDIPECPTFTPPLPPMEKPESPLLRNAQKTPPPKPVRLSSIYNFELPPTPTPAATPASSFNPQTTAKLYSVPKTTVLSNQTDKEVRTQHILLLEDTSGNPVGVHINGKASSSVKEVSPGQDVVPPVKPVRRNSSGIQLEKDVEDLNKNLPELPGTTISGEPAKVTIPQEVPNKIQSSVRSSPNTERSQNIPPVQEISQVNERPASPSRTRSYSPLLSHKLQTLRGHEGSSGKEASTSPLALLMAAKNRDKHRSGLSRQSSNKSNSSAESLNVSVQPNETKPNSFTITPIPASSESLLRTEPKQAISAEPKPQSPKIPKQEPSQVPQPVLSISPVKQEDNESAIPFIPPPPEFANSDSEDDVPPSTPPPAPPAKSVAQPLINGPSVTPNDKLSSTYTAPPPTSVTRTEPILKQVVLSKPKAPTGQPPVQPQTQTQAVPMAQTKNQLPVQPTVQPKFQFPAQTPAQLKTQLPPAPTIQPAAPPTTQPPAPPTIQPPPPPTTQPPAPPSTQPPAPPPTKPKAQIPFPPPVQPKTQTQAPPPTQPKAQIPAPPPVQPKTQTQAPPPTQPKAQIPVPPPVQPKTQTQAPPPTQPKTQPPAQTPASVSASQATLLSILQKKMLEMDSKFAPVKEADPNSDEWNSPLSDDDGAAGFPLKSTAKPKSATLPMQTRGLDMKELENKVAKKAQDMSIKAPASNGPQSKHPYGMTFTVRPGTKQPITPVIKTD